In Littorina saxatilis isolate snail1 linkage group LG8, US_GU_Lsax_2.0, whole genome shotgun sequence, a single genomic region encodes these proteins:
- the LOC138974631 gene encoding uncharacterized protein, whose protein sequence is MYIFFLAPLDSIVASSNSSSVSDSTFANEHLAAIAFPSSESSELDDDRHFCTSALEISADCVTVHSWPSAPITTSMARSEPPYENMTPTFPEPDNIPPSVVAFPVSDSTSSNDQNASVAINLSENSTSDDHLLSSFSAVEATTDSTTVDSLSSAASLRSEPPYENTLSTLPDPVTNLHSTEASPASDRLFCTAQPAAVAFSLSNNRVHDNHPGTSAAEANTDTVTVRSSRPALTMTTSPMSEPQYENTMPIPQENDNTLPDDYLHPIASAEEVATPTPAAKTTGLSAMNSCTESKCEGTLYKNTVTLSKKTLNTLPDDYLHPIASPLEAITTVSTKVAVTSETVSTTKTQDKQSCTTEEQK, encoded by the coding sequence atgtatattttttttctagcTCCTTTAGACAGCATCGTGGCGTCATCGAATTCTTCATCAGTGTCAGACAGCACTTTCGCCAACGAGCACCTTGCTGCTATTGCATTTCCTTCGTCAGAGAGCAGTGAACTTGATGACGATCGTCATTTCTGCACTTCTGCGCTGGAAATCTCGGCGGATTGTGTCACCGTACATTCCTGGCCTTCTGCTCCAATAACAACCAGCATGGCGAGATCTGAACCACCATATGAAAACATGACACCGACATTTCCAGAGCCAGACAACATCCCACCGAGTGTCGTTGCTTTTCCAGTGTCAGACAGCACTTCATCCAACGATCAAAATGCGTCTGTCGCCATTAACTTGTCAGAAAACAGTACTTCTGACGATCATCTGCTTTCCAGCTTCTCTGCTGTGGAAGCAACGACGGATAGCACAACAGTAGACTCCTTATCTTCAGCTGCCTCCCTGAGGTCTGAGCCACCGTATGAAAACACCTTGTCGACATTGCCTGATCCAGTCACCAACTTACATTCTACAGAGGCTTCTCCAGCATCAGATCGCCTTTTCTGCACCGCTCAGCCGGCTGCTGTCGCATTCTCTTTATCAAATAACAGAGTACATGACAATCATCCAGGCACTTCTGCAGCAGAAGCAAATACAGATACTGTCACGGTTCGTTCTTCACGTCCAGCCCTTACGATGACCACCAGCCCAATGTCCGAACCACAATATGAAAACACCATGCCGATACCACAAGAGAACGACAACACATTGCCTGATGATTATCTGCATCCCATCGCCTCAGCTGAAGAGGTAGCTACACCTACACCTGCAGCCAAGACTACTGGTCTATCTGCCATGAACAGTTGCACTGAATCAAAGTGTGAAGGGACACTATACAAAAATACAGTGACTCTCTCAAAGAAAACATTAAACACCCTCCCTGATGATTACCTCCATCCTATCGCCTCTCCTCTAGAAGCAATTACGACAGTGTCTACCAAAGTTGCAGTTACTTCAGAGACAGTTTCCACCACGAAAACCCAAGACAAACAAAGCTGTACAACAGAGGAGCAAAAGTGA